One genomic window of Psychrobacter cibarius includes the following:
- the ccoS gene encoding cbb3-type cytochrome oxidase assembly protein CcoS, protein MLSIFLLIPLSLMLFVVAIWAVRYAVKSNQFEDLDNASQRIILDDRQERRQTIQAYDYSAPISQNDDTTVTDIVADDKVSHPDIESIDHADLDKQPKI, encoded by the coding sequence ATGCTCAGTATATTTTTGTTAATTCCATTAAGTCTCATGCTATTTGTGGTTGCCATTTGGGCAGTACGCTATGCGGTCAAATCAAATCAGTTTGAAGATTTGGACAATGCATCACAGCGCATCATATTGGATGATCGCCAAGAGCGACGGCAAACCATACAGGCTTATGATTACTCAGCGCCTATTTCACAGAATGACGATACCACAGTGACTGATATAGTCGCTGATGATAAGGTGAGCCATCCTGATATAGAGTCAATTGATCATGCTGACCTTGATAAACAGCCAAAAATCTAG
- the aroQ gene encoding type II 3-dehydroquinate dehydratase has translation MTSPSQSIPTVTPSKQNADKTLTHKLLLVNGVNLNLLGKREPEIYGHTTLADIEERLIARAAQHGIELICIQSNHEGKLIDDIQYHGLLADTALQVDAIIINPAAFTHTSVALRDALLATQKPFIEVHLSNVHAREPFRHHSYLSDIAVGVIFGLGHLGYQMALSYWLDSLYSVTISD, from the coding sequence ATGACCTCTCCTTCTCAGTCTATACCAACCGTCACGCCTTCAAAGCAAAATGCCGATAAAACACTCACTCATAAGTTATTGCTGGTTAATGGGGTCAATTTGAATTTATTGGGTAAGCGCGAACCTGAGATTTATGGTCATACGACACTAGCAGATATCGAGGAACGTCTGATCGCACGTGCAGCTCAGCACGGTATCGAATTAATATGTATACAATCCAATCATGAAGGTAAACTGATAGATGACATCCAATATCATGGACTTTTAGCGGATACCGCGCTGCAAGTAGATGCCATTATCATTAACCCCGCCGCCTTTACTCATACCTCGGTTGCGTTACGTGATGCGCTCTTGGCCACACAAAAACCGTTTATCGAGGTACACTTATCCAATGTGCATGCGCGCGAACCTTTTCGCCATCATTCTTATCTAAGCGATATCGCCGTCGGTGTTATTTTTGGTTTGGGGCATCTGGGTTATCAAATGGCATTGTCCTACTGGCTTGATAGCCTCTACTCTGTCACAATCAGCGATTAA
- a CDS encoding YdcF family protein: protein MWSKRLLSKRLWRYYLRSAERMIKLFRIINITFLLGSTTVILVLISLFTPLFSQAIVYLFTLLPLPSLPSAALSSPPTAYVVLGGGLTNDHDNQTILNSYSLNRARTAASAYHDLPLPIVLSGAEAPWLGQWLIEHGIDGLISENASMNTCENARFTAKRIPLRHVYLITDSYHMARARRQFALNGINSTPLSAPLPVSRDWMKPAQNLSHSRRAVYEVAAYLRDVIRPQMNCRHANDVTSQQLLTPRGNAAKKPDE from the coding sequence ATGTGGTCTAAGCGGCTATTATCTAAGCGACTATGGCGTTATTACTTGCGTTCAGCTGAGCGTATGATAAAGCTATTTCGTATTATTAATATTACCTTTTTACTTGGTTCAACGACTGTTATTTTAGTACTCATCAGCCTATTCACGCCGCTGTTCTCCCAAGCGATTGTTTATCTATTTACGCTTTTGCCATTGCCCAGCCTACCCTCTGCTGCCTTGAGTTCACCGCCTACCGCTTATGTGGTTTTAGGCGGCGGACTAACCAATGATCATGACAATCAAACTATTCTTAATAGTTACAGCCTCAACCGTGCCCGTACCGCTGCCAGCGCTTATCACGACTTACCCCTACCTATTGTACTAAGCGGTGCTGAAGCGCCGTGGCTCGGTCAATGGCTCATTGAGCATGGTATTGATGGGCTGATAAGTGAAAATGCCAGTATGAATACCTGCGAAAATGCGCGTTTTACCGCCAAACGTATTCCACTGCGTCATGTCTATCTCATTACTGACAGCTACCATATGGCACGTGCTCGTAGACAGTTTGCCTTAAACGGTATCAATAGCACACCACTTAGCGCCCCTTTACCAGTGAGCCGTGACTGGATGAAACCTGCGCAAAACTTAAGTCATTCTCGGCGCGCTGTTTATGAGGTTGCCGCTTATTTACGCGATGTGATACGTCCTCAAATGAATTGTCGTCATGCCAACGACGTGACCTCACAGCAGCTGTTAACCCCTAGAGGTAACGCAGCAAAAAAACCTGACGAATAA
- a CDS encoding S4 domain-containing protein → MSKHNKNHNQPNHSQPDVVRMRLDKWLWAARFYRTRTLAKEAIESGRVHYAGSRVKTSKEIMVGDELQIRQGSATAMTEKTVVVEALTAQRGNALAAEVLYSETEESEERRAYHAEQRKLANLARPDNKPNKKERRDLQRFKHKQE, encoded by the coding sequence ATGAGTAAACACAACAAAAACCACAATCAGCCTAACCATAGCCAACCTGATGTCGTGCGTATGCGTCTCGATAAGTGGTTGTGGGCAGCACGATTTTATCGGACACGTACTCTCGCCAAAGAAGCCATCGAAAGCGGACGGGTACATTATGCGGGTAGCCGCGTAAAGACCAGTAAAGAGATTATGGTTGGCGATGAACTACAGATTCGTCAAGGCTCAGCCACTGCCATGACTGAAAAGACCGTCGTCGTTGAAGCACTAACGGCGCAACGTGGTAATGCGCTCGCTGCTGAAGTCTTGTATTCAGAAACTGAAGAAAGCGAAGAGCGCCGCGCTTATCATGCTGAGCAGCGCAAACTTGCCAATCTTGCACGGCCTGATAATAAACCCAACAAAAAAGAGCGCCGTGACCTTCAACGCTTTAAGCACAAACAAGAGTAA
- a CDS encoding cold-shock protein has product MSAREQGIVKWFNDSKGFGFIQRDSGEDIFVHFRAIQGDGYRSLKDGEKVEFSVVEGDKGLQAEEVRKVEE; this is encoded by the coding sequence ATGTCAGCTCGTGAGCAAGGTATCGTTAAGTGGTTTAATGACTCAAAAGGCTTTGGTTTCATTCAACGTGACAGCGGAGAAGATATTTTTGTCCATTTCCGCGCGATTCAAGGTGATGGCTATCGTTCTCTAAAAGATGGCGAAAAGGTCGAATTCAGTGTGGTAGAAGGTGATAAAGGTCTTCAAGCTGAAGAAGTCAGAAAAGTAGAAGAGTAA
- a CDS encoding DEAD/DEAH box helicase, producing the protein MSNFTTFTDLPLSAPTLRAVSDLGFTALTPIQAQILPHTLANQDAIGQAQTGTGKTATFLLTIMEALLKRPFTNDEERYLGEPRAVVMAPTRELAQQIFDDCIALTKYTSLHSVCIMGGTNYETQQHELERQYVDILVATPGRLIDLANKGMVYLDRVEVLVLDEADRMLDMGFIPDIKRLVGRMPANTDRQSLLFSATFNQDVMNLAYRWLHEPQFVEIEPEHKTSELVDQHFYLLTEDQKLEALQRIISDTAVDKVIVFANRKDQVKRLYHKLRQAHKIVMLSGDVIQQKREKYLQRFKDGHASILVATDVAGRGIHVDDVSHVVNYTLPDQPDDYVHRIGRTGRAGQTGISISFVSEDDAFNIPALEKHLDTKFTLEQWQE; encoded by the coding sequence TTGAGTAATTTTACCACGTTTACTGATTTGCCACTTTCAGCACCGACCTTACGTGCCGTAAGCGATCTAGGTTTTACGGCATTGACGCCCATTCAAGCACAAATATTACCGCATACGCTGGCAAATCAAGATGCTATTGGACAGGCGCAGACGGGTACTGGTAAGACGGCAACCTTTCTATTGACTATTATGGAAGCCTTGCTTAAACGTCCTTTTACCAATGATGAAGAGCGTTATTTGGGTGAGCCACGCGCAGTGGTTATGGCACCCACTCGCGAGCTTGCTCAGCAAATATTTGATGATTGTATAGCTTTGACCAAATATACTTCGCTACACAGCGTTTGTATTATGGGTGGCACCAATTATGAGACTCAGCAGCATGAGCTTGAGCGTCAATATGTCGATATTTTAGTAGCGACACCTGGTCGTTTGATTGATCTTGCCAATAAGGGTATGGTTTATTTAGATCGAGTGGAAGTACTAGTGTTAGATGAAGCAGATCGCATGCTAGATATGGGTTTTATCCCTGACATCAAGCGTTTGGTCGGTCGGATGCCAGCCAATACAGACCGTCAAAGCTTACTGTTTTCTGCCACCTTTAACCAAGATGTGATGAATCTAGCCTATCGCTGGTTGCATGAGCCGCAGTTTGTTGAAATCGAGCCAGAACATAAAACCAGTGAGTTGGTCGATCAGCACTTTTACTTACTGACAGAAGATCAAAAATTAGAAGCGTTGCAGCGTATCATCAGTGATACGGCAGTGGATAAAGTGATTGTCTTTGCCAATCGTAAAGACCAAGTCAAGCGTCTCTATCATAAGCTGCGTCAAGCACATAAAATTGTGATGTTGTCAGGCGATGTCATTCAACAAAAACGCGAAAAGTATTTACAGCGTTTTAAAGATGGTCATGCTTCTATCTTGGTGGCAACTGATGTCGCAGGACGCGGTATCCATGTCGATGATGTTAGCCACGTGGTTAATTATACCTTGCCTGACCAGCCAGATGATTACGTGCATCGTATTGGTCGTACGGGTCGTGCTGGACAAACAGGTATCAGCATTAGTTTTGTGAGTGAAGATGATGCTTTTAATATTCCCGCGCTAGAGAAGCATTTAGATACTAAGTTTACCCTTGAGCAGTGGCAAGAATAG
- a CDS encoding YebC/PmpR family DNA-binding transcriptional regulator yields the protein MAGHSKWANIKHRKARQDAVKGKVFTKIIREIVSAAKQGDPDPNKNPRLRAVIEKALSVNMTRDTINRAVARGTGGDDNDNMDEVSYEGYGIGGVAVLVETLTDNLNRTVSEVRHAFTKNEGNLGTTGSVAYLFNKRGEIIFNDTSLEDEVMLVALDAGALDIENDGESLLVITEWENFGHVKDALNAAGLVSDNAEVTMAPSTSAEIDNVDDALKVMKMIDMLEDIDDVQEVYSNVNFSADVMTQLEQ from the coding sequence ATGGCAGGCCATTCAAAATGGGCAAATATTAAACACCGTAAAGCCCGTCAGGATGCGGTAAAAGGTAAAGTATTCACTAAAATTATTCGTGAAATTGTTTCTGCTGCCAAGCAAGGTGATCCTGACCCTAACAAGAATCCGCGCCTACGTGCTGTCATTGAAAAAGCCCTATCTGTCAATATGACACGAGACACCATCAACCGTGCAGTAGCTCGTGGTACAGGCGGTGATGACAATGACAATATGGACGAAGTAAGCTATGAAGGCTATGGTATCGGCGGCGTTGCAGTACTTGTCGAAACCTTGACTGACAATCTTAACCGAACAGTCAGTGAAGTACGCCACGCCTTTACCAAAAATGAAGGCAATCTAGGTACTACTGGCTCGGTCGCTTATCTATTTAATAAGCGCGGTGAAATCATCTTTAATGATACAAGCCTAGAAGATGAAGTCATGCTAGTGGCATTAGATGCAGGCGCGCTTGATATCGAGAATGATGGTGAAAGCTTGCTCGTCATCACTGAATGGGAAAATTTCGGTCACGTCAAAGATGCGCTTAATGCTGCAGGTTTGGTCTCTGACAATGCTGAAGTGACCATGGCACCGTCTACCAGTGCTGAAATAGACAATGTCGATGATGCACTAAAAGTTATGAAAATGATTGATATGTTAGAAGATATCGATGATGTGCAAGAGGTTTATAGCAATGTAAACTTTTCTGCTGACGTAATGACCCAGCTTGAGCAATAG
- a CDS encoding methylated-DNA--[protein]-cysteine S-methyltransferase: protein MIVTTAAFGAHQLTLIASVNEHSRPKLVEVNWLIAGDSWHSSKSISKLKKHYGLVDQSFTFINEDSLSGNEPAQALLIETIAQLKSYFKGDRQAFDLPLDISLGTKFQQRVWQALQDIGYGETISYATLAQNVASPKGFRAVANANSKNPFSIIVPCHRVIASDGKLGGYTGGLDKKTYLLALEGVTCKT from the coding sequence ATGATAGTCACCACAGCCGCTTTTGGAGCACACCAGCTAACGTTAATTGCGAGTGTCAATGAGCATAGTCGCCCTAAGCTAGTAGAAGTCAATTGGCTGATAGCAGGTGACTCTTGGCATAGCTCAAAATCTATTTCCAAACTTAAGAAACACTATGGGCTTGTCGATCAGAGCTTTACGTTTATCAATGAGGATAGCTTAAGCGGAAATGAGCCTGCCCAAGCGCTACTCATAGAGACTATAGCGCAATTAAAATCGTATTTTAAAGGTGATCGTCAGGCATTCGATTTGCCATTAGATATAAGCTTAGGAACCAAGTTTCAGCAACGAGTTTGGCAAGCGTTACAAGATATTGGCTATGGCGAAACAATAAGCTACGCGACACTGGCACAAAATGTCGCTAGTCCCAAAGGGTTTCGCGCGGTTGCTAATGCTAATAGTAAAAATCCTTTTAGCATTATCGTTCCGTGTCATCGAGTCATTGCTAGCGATGGTAAGCTTGGTGGTTATACAGGTGGACTAGATAAGAAAACATACTTGCTAGCGCTTGAAGGTGTCACTTGCAAAACTTAG
- a CDS encoding FMN-binding negative transcriptional regulator: MHTPAIFAEENLENIIGFIAANPLATLVAQTKDGIEACHIPLFWHNDNFMPDASASASVGVGVNSNAQYGYLYGHFGRKNPIYQNTLPDTAWLIIFQDSGHYISPNWYPSKAKTHKEVPTWNYQSVHIQSKIELLEDAETLKWILATMTAWQEVLSDHPWSLDEAPATYIDAMCRGIIGFKLPINSIQAQFKLSQNKTVENITGVINGLAQLKTNDAAEMAMKVANQNNG; the protein is encoded by the coding sequence ATGCATACTCCTGCTATTTTTGCCGAAGAAAATCTAGAAAATATCATTGGATTTATCGCAGCCAATCCCTTAGCGACCTTGGTTGCTCAAACCAAAGATGGCATCGAAGCCTGCCATATACCGCTCTTCTGGCATAACGATAACTTTATGCCTGATGCTAGTGCTAGTGCTAGTGTTGGTGTTGGTGTTAACTCTAATGCTCAGTACGGCTATCTTTACGGTCATTTTGGTCGTAAAAACCCTATTTATCAGAACACCTTACCAGATACTGCGTGGTTAATTATTTTTCAAGATTCTGGACATTATATTAGCCCTAACTGGTATCCTAGCAAAGCGAAAACCCATAAAGAAGTGCCCACTTGGAACTATCAAAGTGTTCATATTCAATCCAAAATTGAGCTGCTTGAAGACGCCGAGACGCTGAAATGGATATTAGCAACCATGACTGCATGGCAAGAGGTGCTATCCGACCATCCTTGGTCATTAGATGAGGCACCTGCTACTTATATCGATGCTATGTGCCGAGGGATTATTGGCTTTAAGCTGCCCATCAATTCTATACAAGCCCAATTTAAATTAAGCCAAAATAAAACCGTAGAAAATATCACAGGGGTGATTAATGGTTTAGCGCAATTAAAGACAAATGATGCGGCAGAAATGGCGATGAAAGTTGCCAATCAGAATAATGGCTAA
- a CDS encoding sulfite exporter TauE/SafE family protein, producing MTTALLIAALLMGFFGSPHCLGMCGGLVTAFGLSMKDVSPTKRRALVATYHLGRLTSYAFLGLMAGLIGTTVLEPLMKGNSTPRILLGLVLVFVGVTMLGAPFLKNLERFGMRFWQYLSPLRQKVFPLNTFPRALTAGLLWGFLPCGLVYGALLIAVVAHNPLSGAALMFVFGLGTVPMLVATHETVGWLRDKIGRFRLRQLNGAVMVLAGLAVVFVPIAMSSMHGGHDMSTMQGDHMQMSDSEMMDMPMDTNMDHSSHHMMPTDNSTTPQSMDHSMHDMSDGAINTNHDEHSEMMEQAQ from the coding sequence ATGACCACCGCTTTACTTATTGCGGCACTACTAATGGGATTTTTTGGTTCACCGCATTGCTTAGGCATGTGTGGCGGTCTGGTGACAGCATTTGGGCTATCGATGAAAGACGTCAGCCCTACCAAGCGCCGTGCTCTTGTGGCAACTTACCATTTAGGTCGTTTGACCAGTTACGCATTTTTGGGTTTGATGGCAGGCCTGATTGGCACCACTGTACTAGAGCCCTTAATGAAAGGTAATAGTACGCCACGTATCTTGCTAGGCTTGGTGTTAGTGTTCGTCGGCGTGACCATGCTTGGCGCACCATTTTTAAAAAATCTTGAGCGTTTTGGTATGCGATTTTGGCAATATCTCAGCCCACTTCGTCAAAAAGTATTTCCACTCAATACCTTTCCGCGAGCATTAACGGCTGGACTGCTTTGGGGATTTTTGCCTTGCGGATTGGTTTACGGTGCATTATTGATTGCAGTAGTCGCTCACAATCCACTAAGCGGCGCCGCACTCATGTTTGTGTTTGGCTTAGGAACCGTACCGATGCTAGTCGCCACGCACGAAACCGTTGGCTGGTTACGTGACAAGATTGGACGTTTTCGCTTGAGACAGCTTAATGGCGCTGTCATGGTATTAGCTGGCTTAGCCGTTGTGTTTGTCCCTATAGCAATGTCTAGCATGCATGGTGGACATGATATGTCCACCATGCAAGGCGATCATATGCAAATGAGCGATTCAGAAATGATGGATATGCCAATGGATACAAATATGGATCACAGCAGCCATCATATGATGCCAACTGATAACAGCACAACTCCCCAAAGTATGGATCATAGTATGCATGATATGAGTGATGGCGCGATCAACACGAACCACGATGAACATTCTGAAATGATGGAACAAGCCCAATAG
- a CDS encoding AarF/ABC1/UbiB kinase family protein: protein MAKSSGKRFMKLAGMTASIAGKAAKNSFKHLSSDEEKRLQARSELMQDVGIQIAETLGEMKGAVMKVGQIASQYKDVFPPEVATALEKLQKDAPPMPYAQIRAQIERELKAPVAELFSEFEETPFAAASIGQVHKAVLPSGQKVVVKVQYPDVDENCDSDLKQVRMALKIAGVLNMSKQLQEQLFNEIRQSLHDELDYIKEAHNLRVFGAFHAEDKGLIIPKVISSHSSKRVLTLTEEMGETLTVAATWDNDIKQHIAKRLFHFTAGQLFGLYRMHCDPHPGNFAFRKDGSVVAYDFGGIRSYSDSEVQLFRRFAKHAIKGDVTALEQDLIALDIRRDDDKNIPGEFYEKWLSIGLKPLSIQPYQQGAFDFGQSQVHHEVIAQMRTSLKYFGQFQPSATTMMLDRTVSGQYWNLVNLGVEIDLSPLVSEYIDV, encoded by the coding sequence ATGGCAAAATCGTCTGGAAAGCGCTTTATGAAATTGGCTGGCATGACAGCAAGCATTGCCGGCAAAGCAGCTAAAAACTCATTTAAGCACCTCTCAAGTGACGAAGAAAAACGTTTGCAAGCACGCTCAGAGCTGATGCAAGATGTGGGCATTCAGATAGCCGAAACGTTGGGTGAAATGAAAGGCGCGGTGATGAAGGTCGGGCAAATTGCCTCGCAATATAAAGACGTGTTCCCACCAGAAGTAGCGACAGCGTTAGAAAAGCTACAAAAAGATGCGCCGCCCATGCCCTATGCGCAGATACGTGCACAAATCGAGCGCGAGCTTAAAGCGCCTGTGGCAGAATTATTTAGCGAATTTGAAGAAACACCGTTTGCGGCGGCTTCCATCGGTCAAGTGCATAAAGCCGTTTTGCCATCTGGTCAAAAAGTGGTGGTTAAAGTTCAATATCCTGATGTCGATGAAAACTGTGATAGTGATCTCAAACAAGTACGCATGGCACTAAAAATTGCAGGTGTACTCAATATGAGCAAGCAGTTGCAAGAGCAACTATTCAACGAGATTCGCCAAAGTTTACATGATGAATTGGACTATATTAAAGAAGCGCATAACTTACGAGTGTTTGGCGCATTTCATGCAGAAGACAAAGGTCTTATTATTCCTAAAGTCATTAGCAGCCACTCTTCTAAACGGGTTTTAACCTTAACAGAAGAGATGGGAGAAACACTAACTGTCGCGGCGACTTGGGACAATGATATCAAACAACATATAGCCAAGCGCCTGTTCCACTTTACCGCAGGACAACTATTTGGCTTATACCGTATGCACTGTGACCCACATCCCGGCAACTTTGCCTTTCGCAAAGATGGCAGTGTGGTGGCTTATGATTTTGGCGGCATTCGTAGCTATAGTGACAGCGAAGTTCAATTGTTTCGCCGTTTTGCTAAGCATGCCATTAAAGGAGATGTGACTGCCCTTGAGCAGGACCTCATCGCTCTTGATATTCGCCGTGATGACGATAAAAATATCCCCGGAGAGTTTTATGAGAAATGGCTATCCATTGGGCTAAAGCCTCTGTCTATTCAACCTTATCAACAAGGCGCTTTTGATTTTGGTCAAAGTCAGGTTCATCACGAAGTCATTGCTCAAATGCGGACGTCGTTGAAGTACTTTGGTCAATTCCAACCTTCTGCAACCACCATGATGCTAGATCGCACAGTGTCAGGACAATACTGGAACTTGGTCAACCTCGGTGTTGAGATTGACTTATCACCGCTCGTTAGTGAATACATTGATGTGTAA
- a CDS encoding ion transporter, translating to MKQPTAEAITHLRNRIHIIIEGTDTRLGKLFDIVLLIAILTSVAVVMLDSVLYMRLQYGTIFFYAEWFFTILFTIEYALRLFSAPNRVRYVFSFFGVVDLLSVLPSYLSLMFVGVQYLLVIRVLRILRVFRVLKLKAYMQQAGFLASALKTSQQKITVFFLSLVLLVTIFGSIIYVVEGPENGFTSIPLSIYWAVVTMTTVGYGDMSPKTPLGQAIASMVMITGYSIIAVPTGIFTSELARNMRPQLNPVTCPNCGKFGHAIAAEFCDRCGHALHI from the coding sequence ATGAAGCAACCGACGGCTGAAGCCATTACCCACCTGCGTAACCGCATTCATATCATTATTGAAGGCACAGATACCCGCTTGGGTAAACTTTTTGATATTGTATTATTGATTGCGATTTTGACCAGTGTGGCTGTGGTCATGCTTGACAGTGTGCTATACATGCGCCTGCAATATGGCACTATATTCTTCTATGCTGAATGGTTTTTTACCATTTTATTCACGATAGAGTATGCGCTCAGGTTGTTTTCAGCGCCTAACCGCGTGCGTTACGTCTTTAGTTTTTTTGGGGTAGTCGATTTATTGTCTGTGCTGCCAAGTTACCTAAGCCTCATGTTTGTGGGGGTACAGTATCTATTAGTGATACGGGTTTTGCGTATTTTACGTGTGTTTCGCGTACTCAAGCTCAAAGCTTATATGCAACAAGCGGGATTTTTGGCCTCGGCGCTTAAAACCAGTCAGCAAAAAATCACGGTATTCTTTTTGTCGCTGGTATTATTGGTCACGATTTTCGGCTCGATTATTTACGTGGTAGAAGGCCCTGAAAATGGCTTTACCAGTATTCCGCTGTCTATCTACTGGGCAGTCGTCACCATGACCACGGTCGGTTACGGTGATATGTCACCCAAAACACCGCTAGGTCAAGCGATTGCGAGCATGGTCATGATTACGGGTTATTCGATAATTGCAGTGCCAACGGGGATTTTTACTTCTGAGCTGGCACGTAATATGCGTCCGCAACTCAATCCCGTCACCTGTCCTAATTGTGGCAAGTTCGGTCATGCCATTGCAGCAGAATTCTGTGATCGTTGTGGACACGCTTTGCATATTTAG
- the murB gene encoding UDP-N-acetylmuramate dehydrogenase codes for MTTDLPASLLTRELVDLSHGNTMALACVADTVVTLTNETQLDDFMANHAKDIAQNKPLFVLSGGSNVLLPAHLNAIVLQPQMRGISLTAQTDSHVDIAVMAGENWHDLVVYTVNQGWYGLENLALIPGLTGAAPVQNIGAYGVQLEDCLQYVRAYHLPTQTWHHLTAADCEFGYRDSIFKRAPNTWLISCVGFRLHTDATKILASYGDVQTVAQRYAEQDDRTQPVPADIMQAIIDIRQQKLPNPKHLPNCGSFFQNPIIPQSHFTALQSTYPAIVGYAMPDAMVKVAAGWLIDQTGLKGGGIAPIITHQQQALVLTNHAPYHATQDNVADAQRHIVNTVYEKFAIQLAREPVWVNTDGSIGYDEHVV; via the coding sequence ATGACAACTGATTTGCCAGCGAGCTTATTGACCCGTGAATTAGTCGATTTGTCACATGGTAATACCATGGCCTTAGCCTGTGTCGCTGATACTGTCGTGACACTGACGAATGAAACACAGCTTGACGATTTTATGGCAAATCATGCAAAAGACATAGCGCAAAACAAGCCGCTATTTGTGTTGTCTGGCGGCAGTAATGTGTTATTGCCAGCGCACCTGAATGCTATCGTATTACAGCCCCAAATGCGAGGTATCAGCCTAACCGCTCAGACAGATAGCCACGTCGATATTGCAGTGATGGCAGGCGAAAACTGGCATGACTTGGTGGTATATACGGTCAATCAAGGTTGGTACGGGCTAGAAAATCTGGCGCTGATACCCGGTCTAACTGGCGCTGCACCCGTACAAAACATCGGTGCTTATGGTGTCCAATTAGAAGACTGCTTACAGTATGTACGAGCCTATCACTTACCCACTCAAACTTGGCATCATCTCACAGCCGCCGACTGCGAGTTTGGCTATCGTGACAGCATTTTTAAACGTGCACCTAATACCTGGCTAATCAGCTGTGTTGGATTTAGATTACATACCGATGCAACCAAAATCCTAGCCAGCTATGGTGATGTGCAAACCGTTGCACAACGCTATGCCGAGCAAGACGATCGTACGCAGCCAGTGCCTGCGGATATCATGCAAGCGATTATTGATATTCGTCAACAAAAACTCCCTAATCCCAAGCATCTGCCAAATTGTGGTAGCTTTTTTCAAAACCCCATTATTCCTCAATCACACTTTACTGCTTTACAATCAACCTACCCTGCTATCGTCGGCTACGCTATGCCTGATGCCATGGTAAAGGTTGCGGCAGGCTGGTTGATTGACCAGACAGGCTTGAAAGGTGGTGGTATTGCACCGATTATCACCCATCAGCAGCAAGCCTTGGTGCTGACCAATCATGCCCCTTATCACGCCACTCAAGACAATGTAGCAGATGCCCAACGACATATCGTCAATACGGTTTATGAAAAATTTGCGATTCAGTTAGCGCGTGAGCCAGTTTGGGTAAATACTGACGGCTCTATTGGGTATGATGAGCATGTGGTCTAA
- a CDS encoding low molecular weight protein-tyrosine-phosphatase, with amino-acid sequence MLMKTCTPSSVLLVCLGNICRSPTAEEVFRQQAAIAGLSIKVDSAGTSDWHIGHAPDTRSQRHAKAHGYKINKLVARQVSTDDFRNFDLILAMDTQNLADLQAIKDSLTDTEDHLAKLALFSEEDPTYGGDDVPDPYKGDGDDFEEVIERIESSAQAWIESWKAC; translated from the coding sequence ATGCTGATGAAAACCTGTACTCCGTCTTCTGTATTATTGGTTTGTTTGGGAAATATTTGCCGATCGCCAACGGCTGAAGAAGTCTTTCGTCAGCAAGCAGCGATTGCTGGATTGTCAATCAAAGTAGATTCAGCAGGGACAAGTGACTGGCATATTGGTCATGCGCCTGACACTCGCTCGCAACGCCATGCAAAAGCGCATGGTTATAAAATCAACAAACTGGTCGCCCGCCAAGTCAGTACCGATGACTTTCGTAATTTTGACTTAATTCTAGCGATGGATACACAGAATTTAGCTGATTTACAAGCCATCAAGGACAGCTTGACAGACACAGAGGACCATTTGGCCAAGTTGGCTTTATTTAGTGAAGAAGATCCTACTTATGGCGGCGACGATGTGCCAGATCCTTATAAAGGCGATGGCGATGACTTTGAAGAAGTGATTGAACGTATTGAGTCAAGCGCACAAGCGTGGATTGAAAGCTGGAAAGCTTGCTAA